A genomic window from Triticum urartu cultivar G1812 chromosome 7, Tu2.1, whole genome shotgun sequence includes:
- the LOC125520727 gene encoding receptor-like protein 2, translating to MLYPVRGHHKLLAPMLASPKKNMKKLQLHNKTYSKVLQMHCLGVALVLMVFCLPSPTSSCTEQEKDSLLRFLAELFQDGGLSASWQNGTDCCKWEGITCMQDGTVTAVLLPSKGLEGRISQSLGTLAGLQYLDLSHNLLSGGLPLELLSSSSIAILDVSFNQLNGTLHELPSSTPARPLQLQVLNISSNLFAGQFPSAIWKAMENLAALNASSNSFTGRIPTQFCNSSPSFTLLDLRTKKFSGNIPQGLGDCSKLRVLRAGDNNLSGTLPDELFNATSLEYLSFANNDLHGVLDTANIVNLRNLITLDLGGNRFSGKIPDYIGQLKRLEEFHLNNNNMSGELPYALSNCTNLLTIDLKSNHFSGELTKVNFSNLPNLKTSDLYSNNLSGTVPESIYSCSNLTALRLSTNHLHGQLSLRLGNLKYLSFLSLSKNNFTNITNALQILQSSKNLTAVFIGYNFWGEILTQDETIDGSGSLQVLDMQGCNFSGTIPVWILRATNLQMLILCGNRLTGPIPGWISSLRHLFYMDVSSNSLTGEIPLTLTEMPMLKSTDNATHLDSTVFELIVYNSPSLQYRMITSFPAVLNLGNNYLTGVIPPQIGQLKALAALDFSFNKLSGEIPQSVCNLTNLQVLDLSSNNLTDAIPVALNALHFLSAFNISNNNLEGPIPYGGQFDTYQTSSFNGNPQLCDSVLTQKCNSAEAHQPVILSEKRADYKMAFVIAFSAFFGVGVLYDQLVLSRYFGKSY from the coding sequence ATGCTTTATCCAGTGAGAGGACATCATAAGCTTTTGGCTCCCATGCTAGCTTCGCCCAAGAAAAACATGAAGAAACTTCAGTTGCACAACAAAACATACAGCAAGGTATTGCAGATGCATTGCCTTGGCGTTGCTCTTGTGTTGATGGTCTTCtgcttgccctctcctaccagtTCCTGCACGGAGCAGGAGAAGGACTCCCTTCTCCGGTTCCTTGCCGAGCTCTTCCAAGACGGCGGCCTCTCCGCATCATGGCAGAACGGCACGGATTGCTGCAAGTGGGAAGGGATCACATGCATGCAAGACGGGACGGTCACCGCTGTCTTACTGCCTTCGAAGGGCCTCGAGGGGCGCATCTCGCAGTCTCTTGGGACGCTCGCCGGGCTACAGTACCTTGATCTCTCTCACAACTTGTTGTCCGGTGGTCTGCCGCTGGAATTATTGTCTTCCAGCAGCATCGCCATCCTTGATGTCAGCTTCAACCAGCTCAACGGAACACTCCATGAGCTGCCATCTTCAACACCTGCCAGGCCTCTGCAGTTGCAGGTACTAAACATCTCAAGCAACTTATTTGCAGGACAGTTTCCATCCGCCATATGGAAAGCAATGGAGAATCTGGCCGCACTCAATGCCAGCAGTAACAGCTTTACTGGGCGGATACCAACTCAATTCTGTAACAGCTCACCATCCTTCACTCTGCTTGATCTGCGTACCAAAAAATTTAGTGGCAACATCCCCCAAGGACTCGGTGATTGCTCCAAGCTGCGAGTGCTCAGAGCCGGGGATAACAACCTCAGTGGAACGCTCCCAGATGAACTCTTCAATGCAACCTCGTTGGAATACCTGTCTTTCGCAAACAATGATTTACATGGAGTTCTTGATACTGCAAACATAGTCAACCTCAGAAATCTCATAACCCTTGATCTTGGAGGGAACAGATTCAGCGGAAAGATTCCAGATTATATAGGTCAACTCAAGAGACTGGAGGAGTTCCATTTGAACAACAACAACATGTCAGGGGAGCTGCCATATGCTCTCAGCAACTGCACAAATCTCTTAACAATCGACCTCAAGAGCAATCACTTCAGTGGAGAACTTACCAAGGTCAATTTCTCCAACCTGCCCAACCTAAAAACTTCAGATCTATATTCCAACAACTTATCCGGCACAGTTCCAGAAAGCATATACTCGTGCAGTAATCTGACTGCGCTGCGGCTATCTACTAACCACTTACATGGGCAGCTCTCGTTGAGACTAGGTAATCTGAAGTATCTCTCCTTCTTGTCACTTAGCAAAAACAATTTCACAAACATCACAAATGCACTTCAGATTCTTCAGAGCAGCAAGAACCTGACCGCAGTGTTTATTGGGTACAACTTTTGGGGAGAGATCCTCACACAGGATGAAACAATTGATGGTTCTGGAAGTCTTCAGGTTCTCGATATGCAAGGTTGCAATTTTTCCGGGACAATACCTGTATGGATATTAAGGGCTACAAACTTACAGATGTTAATTTTATGTGGCAATCGACTCACTGGGCCAATACCAGGCTGGATTAGCTCTCTACGTCATCTCTTCTATATGGATGTGTCAAGCAACAGTCTTACAGGAGAAATCCCATTAACCTTAACCGAGATGCCAATGCTTAAATCAACTGATAACGCAACTCATTTGGACTCAACGGTCTTTGAGCTAATAGTTTATAACAGCCCATCACTTCAGTACCGTATGATCACATCTTTCCCAGCAGTGTTGAATCTAGGCAACAACTACTTGACAGGTGTAATTCCACCACAGATTGGCCAGCTCAAAGCGCTTGCCGCTCTTGATTTCAGTTTTAATAAGCTATCCGGGGAGATCCCACAATCGGTTTGCAACCTAACAAACTTGCAGGTGCTAGACTTGTCCAGTAACAATCTCACAGATGCTATCCCAGTTGCATTGAACGCCCTGCACTTCCTTTCAGCATTCAACATTTCAAACAATAACCTAGAAGGACCTATTCCATATGGAGGCCAGTTTGATACATATCAGACTTCTAGTTTCAACGGGAACCCACAGCTGTGTGACTCTGTTCTCACTCAAAAATGCAATTCAGCAGAAGCGCATCAACCCGTCATTCTGTCAGAAAAAAGAGCTGACTATAAGATGGCCTTTGTGATTGCATTCAGTGCGTTCTTTGGTGTAGGGGTGTTGTATGATCAGTTAGTCTTGTCAAGGTATTTTGGCAAGTCCTACTAA